The Fragaria vesca subsp. vesca linkage group LG2, FraVesHawaii_1.0, whole genome shotgun sequence genome includes a window with the following:
- the LOC101292380 gene encoding uncharacterized protein LOC101292380 yields MGRAPCCDKANVKKGPWSPEEDSKLKEYIDKYGTGGNWIALPQKAGLKRCGKSCRLRWLNYLRPNIKHGEFSEEEDRIICTLFTSIGSRWSIIAAQLPGRTDNDIKNYWNTKLKKKLRDMQTHMAPPSLTTSQSHRLKPPPFPVSSSLHQFQSQPFHHQPLSLVHKDLNLMTYSTYAPTLTSPTTGTFSSGFEIMPNISTSLTNYSLFQTQECLVGSMHYNHPAVKKNLNLIMFGSEGSCSTSSDGSCNNNPISYESRPSGNLKQEEMGMGFQLEDQNQKFMMLNYGNSTTSAAISGDHHNYANNNNNQWGEKPNRYNVNNTRFGDYDLEDVKQLISSSSTDININIDNDNQSISNSLFSVDENKTDHKEKVMYFY; encoded by the exons ATGGGAAGGGCTCCTTGTTGTGACAAGGCAAATGTGAAGAAGGGACCATGGTCACCAGAAGAAGACTCAAAGCTCAAAGAATACATTGACAAGTATGGGACTGGTGGAAATTGGATTGCTCTCCCTCAGAAAGCTG GTTTGAAAAGATGTGGAAAGAGCTGCAGATTGAGATGGCTTAACTATCTGAGGCCAAACATCAAACATGGAGAATTTTCTGAGGAGGAAGACAGAATAATTTGCACCCTCTTCACTAGCATTGGAAGCAG GTGGTCAATCATAGCAGCCCAGCTGCCAGGAAGAACTGACAACGATATCAAGAACTACTGGAACACCAAGCTGAAGAAGAAGCTCAGGGATATGCAAACTCATATGGCTCCTCCTTCATTAACAACTTCTCAGAGTCATAGGTTAAAGCCTCCCCCATTTCCTGTGTCTTCCTCTCTTCACCAATTTCAAAGCCAACCATTTCATCATCAACCTCTCTCACTCGTGCACAAAGATCTTAACTTGATGACTTACAGTACTTACGCCCCAACCTTAACAAGCCCTACTACTGGAACTTTTTCATCAGGATTTGAAATAATGCCGAACATTTCAACCTCTCTCACCAACTACTCCCTTTTTCAAACTCAAGAGTGCCTTGTGGGTTCCATGCACTACAATCACCCAGCTGTGAAGAAAAATCTAAACCTCATCATGTTTGGAAGTGAAGGAAGCTGCAGTACTTCATCTGATGGGAGCTGTAACAACAATCCGATTAGCTATGAGTCCAGGCCATCTGGAAATCTTAAGCAAGAAGAAATGGGTATGGGTTTTCAGCTTGAAGATCAGAACCAGAAGTTTATGATGCTTAACTATGGAAACAGTACTACTAGTGCTGCAATATCAGGTGATCATCATAACTATGCCAACAACAACAACAACCAATGGGGTGAGAAGCCAAATCGGTACAACGTTAACAATACCCGTTTTGGAGATTATGATCTTGAAGATGTTAAGCAGCTGATTAGTAGTAGTAGCACTGATATTAATATCAATATTGATAATGATAATCAGTCTATATCTAACAGCTTGTTCAGTGTTGATGAAAACAAGACTGACCATAAGGAGAAGGTGATGTATTTCTACTGA